From the Bacillota bacterium genome, one window contains:
- a CDS encoding MIP/aquaporin family protein, producing the protein MQEPTPGKKYVAEIVGTFILVWIGPGAATVAGLWGVGGLADVLAIAIAFGIAVAVAIHVVGKVSGCHINPAVTIALAATGKFPWKQVVPYIISQLIGAALASLAFVACLGTQAASKYNLGGTFLNDAAGVGMGAGFLGEAIGTFLLMLAIMGVAVDRRAPAGWAGWIIGMVVVAVIITLGPMTGASLNPARTFGPYLGNALFGGQNPWDQFLVVYSLGPIIGATIAAFLYNYVAEPEKD; encoded by the coding sequence ATGCAAGAGCCCACTCCGGGTAAGAAGTATGTTGCCGAGATTGTGGGGACCTTCATCCTGGTATGGATTGGTCCCGGAGCCGCTACGGTAGCGGGGCTATGGGGTGTCGGCGGCCTCGCGGACGTACTGGCCATAGCGATAGCCTTCGGCATAGCGGTGGCCGTGGCCATACACGTGGTAGGCAAGGTGTCAGGCTGTCACATCAACCCTGCCGTCACAATAGCCCTGGCCGCCACGGGCAAGTTTCCCTGGAAGCAGGTCGTACCGTACATCATCTCTCAGCTAATAGGCGCCGCCCTGGCGTCCCTTGCCTTCGTTGCGTGCCTGGGCACCCAGGCCGCCTCCAAGTACAACCTGGGCGGCACCTTCCTGAATGATGCCGCCGGGGTTGGCATGGGGGCTGGCTTCCTCGGTGAGGCCATCGGCACCTTCCTACTCATGCTGGCCATCATGGGCGTGGCTGTGGACAGGCGGGCTCCCGCCGGGTGGGCAGGCTGGATCATAGGCATGGTCGTTGTGGCGGTCATCATCACACTGGGACCCATGACGGGAGCCTCCCTGAACCCCGCCCGCACCTTTGGCCCATACCTGGGCAATGCGCTGTTCGGCGGGCAGAACCCTTGGGATCAGTTCCTGGTGGTCTACTCCCTGGGGCCCATCATTGGTGCGACGATAGCCGCATTCCTGTACAACTATGTGGCTGAGCCCGAAAAGGACTAA
- a CDS encoding beta-ribofuranosylaminobenzene 5'-phosphate synthase family protein, giving the protein MRWCRAQEDFPTTGRARRKVMCWIRVKTGARLHLGQVDLNGSLGRLYGGVGFGIQRPCVEVFARRYTEAHVEAGEDTPRVLGLTRAVLERYSLPGAWVVVADSIPAHVGLGSSTQLALSVALAVTRAYGLTPTVQEMARITDREGSRSGVGVGVFERGGLVVDGGRPVDSGSQGLPPLPPVVCHMPFPREWGIVVAIPKARHDFSGEIERRAFLELPPMDEACAGALCRLVLLGLLPAVAERNLYRFGRAVTAIQRKVGEHFSPVQGSVFFGPSACLVDFFERQPVAGVGQSSWGPTVYAFCEGWRLASLVKATRGFTGDGADVFGVRGSNRGARWDRVSALPTTGNPCRSEPCATSATGHSFGPRLLE; this is encoded by the coding sequence GTGCGATGGTGCAGGGCCCAAGAGGATTTCCCGACTACGGGCAGGGCGAGGCGAAAGGTGATGTGCTGGATAAGGGTGAAGACCGGCGCCCGGCTCCACCTGGGCCAGGTTGACCTCAACGGTTCACTGGGAAGGCTCTACGGTGGCGTAGGCTTCGGCATACAGCGCCCGTGTGTAGAGGTCTTCGCCCGGCGTTACACGGAGGCCCATGTGGAGGCCGGAGAGGACACTCCCAGGGTTCTCGGCCTCACCAGGGCCGTGCTCGAACGCTACAGCCTTCCGGGCGCCTGGGTCGTAGTGGCAGATTCCATACCCGCCCATGTCGGGCTGGGCTCGAGCACCCAGCTTGCCCTATCGGTGGCGCTCGCCGTCACCCGGGCCTATGGTCTTACCCCCACAGTCCAGGAGATGGCACGTATTACTGATCGCGAGGGGAGCCGTTCCGGGGTTGGCGTGGGTGTGTTCGAAAGGGGTGGTCTTGTCGTGGACGGGGGCAGGCCAGTGGATAGTGGCAGCCAAGGCTTGCCTCCGCTACCGCCCGTGGTGTGCCACATGCCCTTCCCCCGGGAGTGGGGGATAGTGGTAGCGATCCCCAAGGCCCGGCATGACTTCAGCGGGGAGATTGAACGCCGGGCCTTCCTGGAGTTGCCTCCGATGGATGAAGCCTGCGCGGGGGCCCTCTGCAGGCTTGTGCTCCTAGGCCTCCTCCCTGCGGTTGCTGAAAGGAACCTCTACAGGTTCGGGCGGGCGGTCACCGCCATCCAGAGGAAGGTTGGGGAACACTTCTCACCCGTCCAGGGCTCGGTGTTCTTCGGCCCTTCCGCATGCCTTGTGGACTTTTTTGAGAGACAGCCAGTGGCTGGAGTGGGGCAAAGTTCATGGGGCCCGACGGTCTACGCCTTCTGCGAGGGTTGGCGGCTTGCCTCCCTGGTGAAGGCAACTAGGGGATTCACCGGTGATGGGGCCGATGTCTTTGGCGTGCGCGGTTCTAACCGGGGCGCAAGGTGGGACCGGGTATCTGCCTTGCCCACGACAGGAAACCCCTGCAGGAGTGAGCCGTGCGCCACTTCCGCGACAGGGCACAGCTTTGGGCCCAGACTGCTGGAGTGA
- a CDS encoding DUF6513 domain-containing protein — protein sequence MGLQLFITGRLAKRALERILGGIGIEYRVLALDRAVAALLDAEYIAEQIAPLDLSEVERVVIPGLCNGETLFLERVTGLPATKGPEDLKDLASFLGMSRPQVPAPEPTARILAEIVGAPALSIPEMLRIASYYRESGADIIDLGAEVSEPFPHVREAVTALKDAGHTVSIDTLRPEDLLAASEAGVDLILSVNSSNMFIAPRIHCPQVVIPDEDGSLDSLYRNVEVLAGLGKSYIVDPVMRPLTMDFARCVHYYWEARQRFPNAPMLMGVANVTELADADSVGMNAVLAAMAAELNVDYLLTTERSYRARGAILELDHARRLMNEAIYQGTLPKHIDDSLLVVKEPERNPYSEEELREMQGLLCDKNFRIFVTEDSICVFNSEVFLTGTTADSFSKSLGVPDPGHAFYLGKELARAETALNLGKKYVQDSPMRWGYMTRDHRDNRGNGR from the coding sequence ATGGGATTGCAGCTCTTCATTACTGGTAGACTGGCCAAGCGTGCCCTGGAGAGGATCCTTGGGGGGATCGGCATAGAATACCGTGTCCTTGCGCTGGACCGGGCGGTGGCAGCCCTCCTGGATGCGGAATACATAGCAGAGCAGATTGCTCCTCTGGATCTCTCCGAGGTGGAACGGGTGGTGATACCTGGGCTGTGTAACGGCGAAACCCTTTTCCTGGAGCGCGTGACCGGGTTGCCCGCCACAAAGGGGCCGGAGGACCTCAAGGACCTGGCGTCCTTCCTGGGAATGTCCCGGCCCCAGGTCCCAGCGCCGGAGCCTACCGCCAGGATACTCGCGGAGATCGTGGGCGCCCCAGCGCTCTCCATCCCCGAGATGCTCAGGATTGCCTCCTACTACCGGGAGAGCGGCGCCGACATAATTGATCTGGGCGCCGAGGTCTCGGAACCCTTTCCCCACGTAAGGGAGGCAGTCACTGCACTCAAGGATGCCGGGCACACGGTGAGCATCGATACGCTGCGTCCTGAGGACCTCCTGGCGGCGAGCGAAGCTGGTGTGGACCTCATACTCAGCGTGAATTCCTCCAATATGTTCATAGCCCCCAGGATCCACTGCCCCCAAGTGGTGATACCCGACGAAGACGGAAGCCTGGACAGCCTCTACCGGAACGTTGAGGTCCTGGCCGGCCTCGGCAAGAGCTACATAGTGGACCCCGTTATGCGCCCCCTCACCATGGACTTCGCCCGGTGCGTGCACTACTACTGGGAGGCACGCCAGCGCTTCCCTAACGCCCCAATGCTCATGGGGGTCGCCAACGTCACAGAGCTGGCTGATGCGGACAGCGTTGGGATGAACGCAGTACTTGCAGCCATGGCGGCGGAACTCAACGTTGACTACCTCCTTACCACGGAAAGGAGCTACCGGGCCCGAGGAGCCATCCTTGAACTGGATCATGCCCGCCGTCTCATGAATGAGGCCATTTACCAGGGCACCCTGCCCAAGCACATAGATGACTCGCTCCTGGTCGTGAAGGAACCCGAACGGAACCCGTACTCGGAGGAGGAACTCCGGGAGATGCAGGGGCTTTTGTGCGACAAGAACTTCCGCATATTCGTGACGGAAGACTCCATATGCGTGTTCAACTCAGAGGTATTCCTCACAGGCACAACCGCAGACTCCTTCTCCAAGAGCCTTGGTGTGCCTGACCCGGGCCATGCCTTCTACCTGGGAAAAGAACTAGCCAGGGCGGAGACGGCGCTCAACCTTGGGAAGAAGTATGTCCAGGACAGCCCGATGCGCTGGGGGTACATGACACGTGATCATCGAGACAATCGTGGGAACGGCAGATGA